The Streptomyces griseiscabiei genomic sequence GAATCCCTCGGTGACGGTCCTGGTCGACCACTATGCCGAGGACTGGTCGGCACTGTGGTGGGCTCGCGCCGACGGTCGCGCGGAAGTGCTGGAGGACGGGACGGAGCGCGGTTTGGCGTTGGAGTTGCTCTGCGCCAAATACGACCGGCCCGATCAGTACGGTGACTCGCCCCCGCAGGGCCCTGTGGTCGTCGTTCGAGTCGAGCGTTGGACGGGTTGGGCCTTCACATAGCCTTGCCGGGACAGCCGACCCGAGGTGACGCGCATGCCGGACCAAGTTGTTCCCCCCGTACCGTCGGATCGCCGATGATCTGCGCGCGGCGATCGCGAAGGGAAAGCTGACTCCTGGCGAGAAGCTGAAGTCGGAGAACGAACTCAAGGACCAGTACGGCACCACCAGGGTCACCGTGCGCAAGGCGCTGGCCCTGCTTAAGGCGGACGGGCTGCTCGTCAGCGAACAGGGCAGGGGCGTCTTCGTACGTCGGCGGCCCAGCGTGAGTATGCGGACGACCGGCGCCAACTTCCGTGAACGGCGGGCCACCGGCGTCAGTAACTTCACCGCCGAGGCCGCGGCACAAGGGCTGCGGGCACAGCAGCGGATTCTCGCGGTGGAAAGGGTCCCCGCCCCCGCCGAGATCGCGGAGCGACTCGGGGTCTCCCCCGGCGCCTCGGTGATCGTCCGGCGACGCGCCTTCTTCGTCGACGAGGAGCCGATGCAGTTGGCCGACGGGTACTACCCGGACGAGTTGTTCCGTGGGAGCCCGGTGGAAGGGGCTGCTCGCATCCCTGGCGGCGTCAGCTCCCTGATCGAGGACCCCGCCGGACCCGTGGGCCAACGCATCGTGCGTTTCGTCGAAGACCTGGAGATCCGCATGCCGACGCCTGCCGAAGTCGCCGCGCTGCACATCCCGCCCGGCGTTCCGCTGGCGCGTGTCCTGCGGAGCGCGCGTGTGGCGGACGGGCAGGTGGTCGAGGTCCTGGACTCCCGCATCCCGTGCGACCGGCATCTGTTCCAGTACGTCATCGACGTGCCCTGAGGAGACATCTGTGTGATCTGACCCCACGTTTGCGTTGAGCGGTGTGCATCATGAAGCCTGCGGGTTGAGTGGGCTGGTGTGGGTGGCCTTCGGGCGGCTCCGGCCGGCCACGAGCGCATGACTCTTGTGAAGATCGTCGGTCAGCGGGCGACTTCTCGGTTCGTCAGGACCAGCAGGGCCCGCATCAGCGCGGTTGCCCAATTCGGGTCGGCGCGTACCTTACCGAGCACGCGCCAGTACTTCAGGTGCACGAAACCGTGCTCGACCGGTGTCCGACCGGCAGCCAGCGCCTTGTTGGAGAGTTTCTGGCTTCGGATCAGAGGTCGGTTGCGGGCGGTCTTGTAGCCGATGATCACTGCCGGGTCGGCGTCCGGGTCGCTGCCGTCGAGGTCGGCGATGGCTCCGAGGCCAGCCGCGCGGGTGGGCAGTGAGCTTGTCGTGCCGACAGGCTGTGCTCTCCGAGGTGCGCCGGGCCGGACATCTGAGACCCAGAGCAGCCGGCCGTTGTCGTTGGTGAGTGCGATCCCAACCTGGCCCGGCCCTGTTCGGCCGGACGGCGGCAATCACCAACTCCTCGCTCCGCTTGAACCTCCCCAAGCCACCTGCCCACTTCGCTCCGCCGAGTCGTCATCAGCTCCAGCTCGGTATCCCTGCTCCCTTCCTACGATCCGGCGGTGCAACCGTACGGCGACAGGCACGGCAAGACGCCCCTATACCGACCCCGTAGCCTGCAATTTCACGATGCGCGCAACGCAACAGGCGGCGTAGTCGGTCATGCAGGATGGGGCTGTCCACCAGCTGGTGGACAGCCCCATCCTGCACTTCTTCTAGCCCTGTGTCGGTGTTGCTGGGGTCGGCGTTTGTGGCGCAGGTGCTTGCGGCAACGTGGTTGTGTTCCTGTCGCTGCGGTGTCCGATCCAGATGAAGGCCATGAGGCCTGTGATGAGCGTGAGCGTGGCGGCGCCCGCCGCGCATCCCGCTACTACGGCATCGGCCGCTCGCTTGTGTGCGACAGCCATCTCGAAGAAAGCCGCCAACTGCCCGACGTTGGCCGATGCCGAGAGAGCTCCGCCAACGGCAACGATCCGGTTGCGAGTCCCACGGGGGAT encodes the following:
- a CDS encoding TIGR03668 family PPOX class F420-dependent oxidoreductase, which produces MKLSPFVARERFAASPVARLATADTDGVPHAVPVTFAVRDDVLYFAVDHKPKSTWQLRRLRNIRANPSVTVLVDHYAEDWSALWWARADGRAEVLEDGTERGLALELLCAKYDRPDQYGDSPPQGPVVVVRVERWTGWAFT
- a CDS encoding GntR family transcriptional regulator, whose translation is MFPPYRRIADDLRAAIAKGKLTPGEKLKSENELKDQYGTTRVTVRKALALLKADGLLVSEQGRGVFVRRRPSVSMRTTGANFRERRATGVSNFTAEAAAQGLRAQQRILAVERVPAPAEIAERLGVSPGASVIVRRRAFFVDEEPMQLADGYYPDELFRGSPVEGAARIPGGVSSLIEDPAGPVGQRIVRFVEDLEIRMPTPAEVAALHIPPGVPLARVLRSARVADGQVVEVLDSRIPCDRHLFQYVIDVP